In Bacteroidales bacterium, the genomic stretch ATTTAGGGGAAGACCCGTTATCTCTACATCTAAAATTGACGATAAAGCCCTAAAATCAACTTGTCCATTAGGGGCAATTGACATCAATCCAGTAAGTATAAATCTTGGAAAATGTAATTTTTGTGGGGAATGCGCCTTTAAATTTCCTGAGAAGATAAAATTCACAAAGGATTATAAACTAGCATCAAACACGCCCGAAGGATTAATAATAAGAGAGGGTATTGATAAACCTATTCATCTGGATGAATCGCTTATTAGACATGAAATAAGGAAATTTTTCAGTGGTTCGCTAAAACTACGTCAGGTTTCAGCTGCTGGTGATAATAGCTGTGAGTTAGAGCTAAACGCAAGCGGTAATGTTCAATTTGATGTTGGTCGTTTTGGGATTGATTTTGTTGCCTCTCCCCGCCATGCTGATGGCGTGGTTATAACTGGTCCAATTAGTAAAAATATGGCTACTGCACTACAGCTTACTTACGATGCAATACCTGATCCGAAAATTATTATTTTAGTAGGAGTTGATGCTATTAGTGGTGGTATTTTTGCCGATTCATCGGCACTTGATAGAACATTTTTAAATCGATACAAACCAGATCTTTACATTCCAGGTAATCCTACTCACCCATTGACCTTTATTAATGGAGTTTTAAATCTACTTGGTAAATAACGTGAGTTCGATTTAAGAAATAAGATAATATGCTTATTTACAGAGATATATTATTATTTAGTGTACTGATGGAATAATGGATAACAAGAGGTTAGATTCTTGCTTATATCTTCCTATATTCCAGTATTCCATTGTTTCAAATGGTATATATGCCAAAAATAGTTGTTAAAAACTCATACACCTCTTGTTCTTATTGAGTTTACTGATACTCTATTGGAGGGTGTTTCAATAGATGATGAAAAAAATTTCTTTATAAACCTCTCCACCCATTTGTGAGAGAGGATTTCTAAAGAAATTTTTATGAGATAAAAACAAAATCACCAACTGATTTTGGCATTATTACCTTCAAATAAACTAAATTGATTGATATATAGGTTAATACATTGTTTCTTACATCGAACTGACGTTAAATAGATAATAGCATAAACTAATATTCACTCTTTTTCTTTATTGCAAGAGCAGTACTTGTCTGTAGGAGAGCAGAGAAAGAGCCTTTAATTTGCTTGTTACTATTGGTGTAAAAATTAAAATCTAAGATATAAAAATTTCCACTACTTTCAACTTGTATTACACCTGTCTTAATTGAGTATTTTGTAGTATCTGTGCCAGAATCAAAGTTATAATTAACACCAACTACACCATGGTTAAATGTTAATGAATCTTTTGAAGAAAATCCATCGAAAGTATATAATCCAGATGATAAAAAATCAGGATCTAATGAATACATAGTTAATCCAATAAAATTTCCTTTACCAGTTAAACTATTCGTGGAACTGTTATAGGTAATACCTGCGCTAATAACCTTTAAATCAAACTTATAAGTTATAGGATCATGGATCATTGGACCATGATATGTTAAATATCCAGTTCTTATAGAATAATCTTTTGATTCAAACGTGAACTTATTATTATCAACGGCATCCTTCTTACACCCAATAAATACTACTGAAAGAGATACTATACCCAATATCAATAGTTTAGTCCCAAGATTCTTCATTTTAAACATTTTTACGATGCAAAAGTAATAAATCATTTACATTCTTGTTTACGAAGTAAAAACCAAAACGTGATTAATAATTGACTAAATATAATAAAAAAAGGGTTAATTGTAATTTAACCCTTATCGAAATCAATATAAATGCGTTAGTTGCATCCGCAACCACATCCACAATCTTGTTTCCCTTTTTCCTCCTCAGTATCGCAACAGCCTTCGTCACATCCTGATTCGCAACCAGATTCATTGCCATGATGATGACCACCATGAATATGTCCATGCTGTAGTTCTTCGGCTGATGCATCGCGAATAGCCTCAACTTTACCATTAAAGTGAAGATCCTGACCTGCCAATGGGTGGTTAAAATCCATAACAACTACGTCATCTTTAATGTCAACGATCATACCATTCAAAGCATTTCCTTCGTTATCTCTCATCGGCAAGCTACGGCCAACCTCTAGAAGATCTTCAGGAATCTGACCATCAACATTAAAAATATCTTTGGGCAATTCAACTACAGCCATTTCGTTTACCTGACCATAGCCCTCATCGCATGGAACCATGAAACTGAATGCATCACCTATCTTTAGTCCCTTAATTTTCTCTTCAAAAAGAGGTAATAGCTGACCATGACCGAAGAGAAACTCCAAGGGGTGCTCTGCAACTGCATTGTCAACAATTTCATCATTTACCTTAAGCTCATAGCTTAATGATACAACTTTATCGTTTGTAATAATCATGTATTATGTTTTATTAATTCCAAAAAAAATTTCGGCAAAGGAACGTGTTTATTTTATGATAACAAAACAATTACTTTATTGTTTTTGTAGAACAATTACTTTTATACAAGCCTGTTTATCAAATAAATAATATTTATGTACAAAAATATTTTTTAAAACTAAAAAATATTGCCTTGGAAGCGCTTGCAAAATCAAGTATTATGCTCACCTTTGCAACGATAATTTTTTATTTACAATTTTTACATCTATTAACATGAAAGGAAAAGTAAAATGGTTTGATGCAGCTAAAGGTTTTGGCTTTATTCAAACTGAAGAAGGCAATGATGTTTTTGTTCACTACACAGGCATTGCAAAAGAAGGTTTCAAACGTCTTGATGAAGGTCAGGCTGTTTCATTTGAAATCACACAAGGCAAACGTGGCCCACAAGCTACTAATGTTAATGTGTTAGAATAAACGAGTTATTCTATACATAATGGGAAAGGCTTTGGAACTACCAAAGCCTTTTTCGCATTTATTCTTTTCTTGTTTATGTCCTTATTAAAAGTTAATATTTACCCGAAGTAGTGGATTTGTAGTATAAGGAGAGTATTTACTATTAGTTAAGTCCCACATTACCAATAAATTTAACGCAGCTTTATCACCTAAAGGAAATCGATAACCAGCTCCAGCCAAAATTATATGAACCCATCCTTTATTCCCAGGGTTGATGACATTGGGATCAATAGTTCTTTTATCCATATATAATCCCTCCCATTCGCCTTGAAATATTGGGCCTCCGTGTATTCCTATTTTAAACGCCTTATCAAGATCTGGAATTGGCAAAATTTGGGTAAATCCAGATACACCCCAAATATGAGCCTTATAGGTGTTAGATGTACCATTAATAAAATTATAACGATCCTTTCTAAATGTGTAGCGACCACCTAAACCAATAGCCCATTGAGGGAGAACCCACATGCCAACCTGAGGAAGGATATCAACTCTTGTTACAGTTCCAAAAACCATCCCAACACTACCACCAAAAAAGATTTTATCGCGAAATGTCTTTTTTTCCTTGATTTTCTCTTGAGCTAACGCTCCAAAACTTGATGTTAATAGTAATATTAAAGCACTAAAAAATATGCTTTTGCCTAATTTTTGTTTCATGAGAATAAGTTTATATTATACGATTGATTTATAGCGAGATGAAAATATTATGGTAAATGTTAAACAACGCTATAAAGATCACAAAAAATATACCTTTAGCAAAAAAAATAATTTAGATTATTTACTAACGGTTTTGGAGTTATCTTTGTTTTATATTAAAAAAATATGAATATCCGCTATATTACCTATAAGCAAAACACACTCCATTGTCATTCCGGGCGAAGTCCCGAAATCTAGTGCAAGAAATGGATTCCTGCATTCGCAGGAATGACAATTTGGATTACTTATTCTTCTTTAGGTATTATTGCGGACAATCATTTATAAAAAATATTAATTATGAACATAATAATTACCGGAGCATCGAGGGGAATTGGATATGAAACCGCAAAGCGTTTTTCTACAATAGGCGATAATAATATTGTGGCTATTGCCCGTAACGAGTCAAAACTAAAAGAACTAAAAAATGAATGTGCTTGTGAGAATACTAATACCCAGCTATTCCCTATCGTTTTTGATCTTGAAGATTCAAATTCTTATAAAGATGGTTTGGTTGTTGAAATTAAGAAATGTTTCAGCACTATTGATATTGTTATAAATAATGCTGGATTACTTATTAATAAACCTTTTGATAAACTAACGGATAACGATATTGATAGGATGATTCAGCTTAATCTTACATCTCCTGTTAAACTTATTAAATCCTTACTCCCATTAATGAATCGTCCTGGGCATATTGTCAACATTAGCAGTATGGGAGGATTTCAGGGAAGTCAAAAGTTTCCGGGATTAGCAGTTTATTCTGCTGCAAAGGCAGGTTTAGCATCATTGACAGAGTGTTTAGCCGAAGAGTATAAAAATACGGGGTTAGTTTTCAATTGCTTAGCTATTGGCTCAACGGATACCGAAATGCTAAGAGAAGCATTTCCTGGCTACCAAGCAACTTTTAAAACCTCAGAAATGGCTGATTTTATTGTTGATTTTGCAATCAATAAATCTAAATTCTTTAATGGGAAAATAATTCCTGTATCAATATCAACCCCATAAAAAAACCGCCCTAAAGCGGTTTTTTTGTTCTATCAGCTATATAATTTTGGAGGAACTTCTCCACTTAAAACCATTAGTCCGTTCATTGCTAACGCTTGCATTTCATCCTCACCCGGATACACTACTACAGGGGCAATAAACCCTACCATATCCTTAATATAATCAACTAAATCAGGGTTATATGCAATGCCACCAGTAAGCAAAATTGCATCAACTTTCCCTTTTAAAACAGTTGAAAATGCCCCTATCGACTTTCCAATATTGTATGCCATAGCATTCTGTATAAGCTTTGCTTTGGGGTCGCCAGCTTTAGCCTTCATCTCCACTTCATAGGCATCATTAGTACCAGCATGTGCAATCAATCCTCCTTGACCAGTAATCAATTTCTTAACCTGTTCGTACGTAAACTCCCCACTAAAACAAAGTTTAGCAAGTTGTCCAGCAGGAAGTGTTCCAGAACGTTCTGGAGAAAAAGGTCCTTCACCATCAAGTCCGTTATTAACATCGATTACCCTGCCTAATTTATGCGCTCCAACAGTAATACCACCCCCAAGATGAGCAACAATCAGATTTAACTCCTCATATTTTTTATCCAATGATTTTGCATGAATTCTTGAAATTGCTTTTTGGTTTAACGCATGGAAAATTGATACTCTTTTAAAAAGAGGATGTCCTGCTATTCGAGCAACATCTTCCATTTCATCTACAACCACAGGATCTGCAATAAAGGCTCGAGCATTTGGTATTGTTTTAGCAATATTATCGGCAATTAATGCACCTAGGTTACATGCATGTTCGCCCATAATACAGTTTTTTATATCCTCTCTCATCTGATCATTCACCTCATAAACACCGGATTCTATAGGTTTAACTAATCCTCCCCTACCAACAACTGCCGAAATTTCATCAATTTTTATATCCGCATCTTTGAGTTCTTTGAGGATAATTTCCTTTCTAAATTCAAATTGATCGGCAATTTTTGGAAATACTTTAAGTTCTTCTGAGGAATGTCTTATATTCTTCAGAAAAACTGATTTGTTATTCCTATAAACTGCAATTTTAGTCGATGTTGACCCTGGATTTATTGCAAGAATCCTGAATTCTTCCATTATAGATATTAAGAATTTTAGTTATTAGACTACTTTGCAGCATTAGCCGCTAATGCAATAGAGTACATTTTTGATTGTGCGCTATCACCTCTTGATGTAAGAACGCAAGGTACTTTAGCACCCATAACCATTGCACCAACCATCCCACCTGCTAACTTTGTACAAGCTTTAAAGAATGTATTTCCTGATTCGATATTGTGGAACACCAAACAATCAGCATCACCAGCAACACCGCCAGTTATCTTTTTAATTTCTGCAGATTCTTTATCAATAGCAACATCAAGTGATAGTGGGCCATCAATCATTGCGCCTTTAATTTGACCACGATCAGCCATTTTTGAAATGATTGCGGCATCAACACATGCTGGCATTCCTGCTGTCATCTGTTCTGTTGCAGCTACCAGAGCAACCTTAGGATTCTCAATGCCCAAAGAGTGTGCAATTTTTATTAAATACTCAGTGAGGGCAATTTTTTGTGATAAGTCAGGAGCAGGAAGAATTGCAGCATCTCCGAATACAAGTAATTTATGGTAAGTAGGTATTTCTAGAACTGTAACATGTGTTAAAATTGCTTTTGGAGGCATTAGTCCAGTTTCCTTGTTAAGTATTGCACGCATGTATTTATCTGAACTAACCAATCCCTTCATTAAAACCTCTCCTTCGCCCTTGTTAATAAGCTCAACAGCTTTAGTTGCTGCTTTCATCTCATCTGCTTCTTGAACTATTCTAAATTTTGATGAATCTATTTTAAGATCTGAGCATATTTTTTTAATGGTAGCCTCATCCCCTACTAAAGTACCTTCAACTATACCCATATCAATTGCCTTACCTATGGCTTCAATTGTATGAGAATCGTTAGCATAAGCAGCTACAATACGTCTTCTTGGTTTACTTTTTAGAACATCAAATAGTTGATCCAGTTTATTAATCTTCATACTCTTGTGTGTTTTATTGTTATTTACTTTATTTATTTTAGTTGTTATTTAAGTGACTAGTGTTTGGAGTTTCCTATACTCTAAAATACGCTCTAATTTAACTCGCTCTAAGTACTTATTAACGAACCATTTATTTCTTAAGTTTTGAAACAATACTCGCTGTGTCAGTAGCAATTACAAGCTCCTCATTGGTTGTAATTGACATAACTTTTACCCTAGAGTTTGGCTTAGTCAAAAGTTTATCTTTACCACGTACTCCTTTATTTGCTGCTGCATCAAAATCAACTCCCATAAAGTCAATAGCTTCAGAAACGTGGGCTCGGATATTATCATCATTTTCCCCAATTCCTCCAGTGAAAATTATTAAATCAACCCCATCCATAACGGCTGCATAAGCACCAACATACTTCTTAACACGATAGTAGTACATATCAATTGCAAGTTGAGCTCTCTCGTTACCTTCAGCAGATGCATTTTCAAGATCTCTCATATCTGACGATAAACCTGAAATACCCTGAACTCCACTCTTTTTGTTAATAACATCATTAACCTGCTTTATGCTAAGGTTTTCTTTTTCGGCTAGGAAAAGAAGAACGCCAGGATCAACATCACCACTTCTAGTACCCATTATTAAACCCTCAACTGGCGTAAACCCCATTGAGGTATCAACGGATTTACCATTTTTAATGGCAGCAATAGATGCACCATTTCCAAGATGGCAGGTAATAATTTTACAACTGTTAAAATCCATTCCAAGGATTCTACAAGCTTTTTGTGCTACAAACTTATGGCTTGTTCCATGAAAACCATATCGACGAATTTTGTATTTCTCATAGTATTCATAAGGAAGTGCATATAGATATGAGAAATTTGGCATTGTTTGGTGAAATGATGTATCGAACACGGCAACCTGCGGTACGCCAGGCAATAATTTCTCCATTGAAAGAATTCCCTTGAGGTTTGCTGGGTTATGTAGCGGAGCTAATTCTATACATTTTTCAATTTCTGATTTTACTCTGTCATTAATTAAACTACTTTCAGTAAAAAACTCACCACCATGAGCAACTCTATGACCAACCGCTACAATATCATTTATACTTGATATTACACCATGCTCCTTGTCAACCAGTGTATCTAAAATTAGGTTTATCCCTACATTATGATCAGGGATTGGCTCAAATACTTCGTATTTTTCCTTTCCTTCGGGTTTATGAGTAAGAATACCGTCTGCAAGTCCAACTCGCTCAACAATACCCTTTGCCAATAGTTTACTGTCATTACTCATATCGATAACCTGGTATTTTATCGATGAGCTTCCACAATTTAGAACAAGAACTATCATTTGTTAATATTTTAACTGATTATCAATTAGTTATATCTGAAAATTATTTTTGATAAAATTAGATAAAAAAACTTCATTATTTAATGGAAAACTTTAAAAAATAACATGTTTTACAATATTTTCTTTCAATCTAAAAGTTATTTTCAAAAAAAATGAATGATTAGTAGGTAAAATAGTATTTGGTAAATTTGAAGCAAGTGCGTAAAATATTTTAAAAATGTAAGTCTAACTAACTTTTCTCTTGGAATTTATTGCCTCTGAATACAAATCTACTGTTTTGTATGCTACATTTTTAAGGCTAAAATCAGTATTTACTAAGTTTTGTATTACATTAGCGTCCCTACGGTATTTTTCCAAGTTATTAAAAAAATCACTTAAAACAGTATAAATTTCATCAATATTTGGAGGTTCATTACCAATTGCAACAAAATTATTCTCTTTATAATCGGCATAATTTGCAGTAGTGATTATTGAACCTAATCTTTTTTGGTTAACAGAAAGAACAGGAACACCATAAGCTAATGCCTGCAAGGAAACTCTTCCAACTCCTAAAATAAGGCTTGAATTCAAAAAGAAATCTTTAACGTCTGGATGATAACCTAATATTTTGAATACTTCTTTACCTAGCTTACTATTCATTATTGAAGTTTCCTTCGTAATTAAATTAAGACAATTACCTTCCCCAATAAGATTAAAAGTTATACTGGGGAATTCTTTTATTAGTTCAGGAATTATCTTCTGAATAATCATTAAGATTACTTTTGAATGATTTCTATCTATCCTGCTAACATAGGTAATTGAATAAGGTTTCTCTCTGCGAGAAATGAATTTAACCTCCACCCCATTGGGAATTACAACTGATTTCTCTTTAATTTTAACGTAACATGCTGATACATTGAGAACATGATTACTCACAAATATAACCCTATCAGGTGTCTTTTGAGTAAATTCTGATTTTAAATCCAGCCTTGTTCTACCATGAACGGTTGCCACAACAGGAATGTCAATAAACTTGCGAATAATACAAGATGTTAAAATTGATAACCTTTGATGTGCATGGATTACATCAATATTGTACTTTTTAACAATTCGATATAATTGTAGAACATTATAAGGCAGTAGAATATCCCTAAATTGATAAGTAATAAGTTTTACTTGTGGGTTTAATCAAGTGGTTTGCCTCCCTTTAGCCGTTACCAAAAATACTTCGTGTTTTAGCTCACATAGAGTGTTTGCCAGATCACACACATGATTTTCCGCACCACCAAAATCAAAACGTTTTAAAACAAGAAGTATTCTCATAAATAATAGCAGATTGTAAAACTATTATTTTTCATTTAGAAATAAAAAAACTATTCTATTTATTATGATTAAGTACTTTGAATCTTACATATAATGGCGTTTTTATATGACACAGATATTACCCACTATCTTTCAAAAGTTAAAAATCTATACCTTTAGCCCCTTAAATGAACATTGAAATGAAAATAGATCACTTGCATCATAGTCTTAATGAGCTAAAGCATCACCTTGATGGAGATTTATCATGGGACAATTCCACCCTTTTGCAATATGCTACAGATGCATCAGCCTATCGCGAAATTCCAGATGCTGTTGCTTTACCAAAAACCAAGGATGATTTAGTTAAATTAGTTGCTTTTGCTAAAAAGCATAAAATACCATTAATTCCACGTGCCGCAGGAACTTCTTTGGCAGGGCAGGTTGTCGGTAAAGGAATTATTGTTGATATCTCAAGATACTGGGGAGAAATTATTGAGGTAAACGCTCATGAACATTGGGTTAGAGTTGAACCCGGTGTTATACTCGATGAACTTAATCAATTTCTTAAGCAATATGGTTTGTTTTTTGGGCCTGAAACATCTACATCTAATCGTTGCATGATTGCTGGAATGGTGGGTAATAATAGCTGTGGCTCACATTCTATACTTTATGGAAGTACACGAGATCACACTATTTCTGTAAAAATGATTCTTGATGATGGTTTAGAATACGAGTTTTCTCCATTGTCGAAAGAAGAGTTCAACAAGAAACTTAAAATTGAGAGTAAGGAAGGTGAAATATATCGCTTTATCCATTCAATGCTATCGGATAGTAGCATTAGCAACGAAATTATTGAGCAATACCCTGAACCAGCTGTTAAACGCCGAAATAGCGGCTATGCCCTCGATAAACTTGTTGATAATTGCGTATTTGCCAATAACGATAACCTCTTTAATTTTTCTAATCTAATAGCAGGAAGTGAGGGAACACTGGGCTTAATTACTGAAATTAAGCTTAATTTGGTTCCTCTGCCACCCAAAGAAAAGGCGGTAATCGCAGTTCATCTCGAAGAGCGAAATCATGCCTTTAAAGCAAATCTTATTGCTCTAAAATACAAACCGGGAGCAGTAGAGATGATGGATAATATCATTCTTGGTTGTACCAAAGGAAATATTGAGCAGCAGAAAAACAGATATTTTGTTCAGGGTGATCCTGGAGCCATTCTAATTGTTGAGTTTGCCAGAGAGACAAGGATTGAAATTGAACAGATTGCTGCTCAAATGGAGGCAGATCTGCGAGCCGCTGGGTATGGCTACCATTTCCCGTCTATTTGGGGTGATGATATCAATAAAGTATGGGCTTTACGTAAAGCAGGACTTGGCGTTCTATCGAATATCGAGGGCGATGCTAAACCAGTATCACTTGTAGAGGATACAGCGGTTAATGTTGAAAAACTTCCAGATTATATGGAAGAGTTTGCTGCAATAATGGCAAGCCATAATCTCGATTGTGTTTACCATGCTCACATCGGAAGCGGAGAACTTCATCTTAGGCCGGTTTTAAATCTGAAAGATCCTAAGGATGTGGAACTGTTTAGAGTAATAGCCTACGAAGTGGCTCATCTAGTTAAAAAGTATCGAGGTTCGTTAAGCGGTGAACATGGCGATGGCAGATTAAGGGGTGAACTTATCCCAATTATGGTAGGCGAAAAGGTGTATAAGTTAATGCAAGACGTTAAGCGTGTTTTTGATTCCGATAATATTTTTAATCCCGAGAAAATTGTAAACACCCCTCAATTAAACACTTTCCTACGATATATACCCGGTCGAAAAGAAAAGGAGATATCAACTATATTCGATTTTTCAAATACAAAGGGAATATTGCGTGCTGCTGAAAAATGCAATGGTTCAGGTGATTGCCGTAAATTCATTCTTGCTGGAGGCACGATGTGTCCAAGCTATATGGCTACAAAGCATGAAGGAAACTCGACACGGGCAAGAGCCAATATTCTACGTGAGTTTTTAACCCAAAGCGATAAAAAAAATCCATTCGATCACAAGGAGATATACCAAGTACTCGATCTATGCTTATCCTGTAAGGCATGTAAAAATGAATGCCCATCGAGTGTTGACATTGCTAAACTTAAAGCGGAATTCTTACAGCATTGGTACGATGCTAATGGTATCCCGCTTAGAAGTAGAATGGTA encodes the following:
- a CDS encoding NADH:ubiquinone oxidoreductase codes for the protein MLDNLKIIFHQGKQFIPNVKTVEVPGIFRGRPVISTSKIDDKALKSTCPLGAIDINPVSINLGKCNFCGECAFKFPEKIKFTKDYKLASNTPEGLIIREGIDKPIHLDESLIRHEIRKFFSGSLKLRQVSAAGDNSCELELNASGNVQFDVGRFGIDFVASPRHADGVVITGPISKNMATALQLTYDAIPDPKIIILVGVDAISGGIFADSSALDRTFLNRYKPDLYIPGNPTHPLTFINGVLNLLGK
- a CDS encoding peptidylprolyl isomerase, producing the protein MIITNDKVVSLSYELKVNDEIVDNAVAEHPLEFLFGHGQLLPLFEEKIKGLKIGDAFSFMVPCDEGYGQVNEMAVVELPKDIFNVDGQIPEDLLEVGRSLPMRDNEGNALNGMIVDIKDDVVVMDFNHPLAGQDLHFNGKVEAIRDASAEELQHGHIHGGHHHGNESGCESGCDEGCCDTEEEKGKQDCGCGCGCN
- a CDS encoding cold-shock protein, with amino-acid sequence MKGKVKWFDAAKGFGFIQTEEGNDVFVHYTGIAKEGFKRLDEGQAVSFEITQGKRGPQATNVNVLE
- a CDS encoding SDR family oxidoreductase, with protein sequence MNIIITGASRGIGYETAKRFSTIGDNNIVAIARNESKLKELKNECACENTNTQLFPIVFDLEDSNSYKDGLVVEIKKCFSTIDIVINNAGLLINKPFDKLTDNDIDRMIQLNLTSPVKLIKSLLPLMNRPGHIVNISSMGGFQGSQKFPGLAVYSAAKAGLASLTECLAEEYKNTGLVFNCLAIGSTDTEMLREAFPGYQATFKTSEMADFIVDFAINKSKFFNGKIIPVSISTP
- the buk gene encoding butyrate kinase → MEEFRILAINPGSTSTKIAVYRNNKSVFLKNIRHSSEELKVFPKIADQFEFRKEIILKELKDADIKIDEISAVVGRGGLVKPIESGVYEVNDQMREDIKNCIMGEHACNLGALIADNIAKTIPNARAFIADPVVVDEMEDVARIAGHPLFKRVSIFHALNQKAISRIHAKSLDKKYEELNLIVAHLGGGITVGAHKLGRVIDVNNGLDGEGPFSPERSGTLPAGQLAKLCFSGEFTYEQVKKLITGQGGLIAHAGTNDAYEVEMKAKAGDPKAKLIQNAMAYNIGKSIGAFSTVLKGKVDAILLTGGIAYNPDLVDYIKDMVGFIAPVVVYPGEDEMQALAMNGLMVLSGEVPPKLYS
- a CDS encoding phosphate butyryltransferase, with protein sequence MKINKLDQLFDVLKSKPRRRIVAAYANDSHTIEAIGKAIDMGIVEGTLVGDEATIKKICSDLKIDSSKFRIVQEADEMKAATKAVELINKGEGEVLMKGLVSSDKYMRAILNKETGLMPPKAILTHVTVLEIPTYHKLLVFGDAAILPAPDLSQKIALTEYLIKIAHSLGIENPKVALVAATEQMTAGMPACVDAAIISKMADRGQIKGAMIDGPLSLDVAIDKESAEIKKITGGVAGDADCLVFHNIESGNTFFKACTKLAGGMVGAMVMGAKVPCVLTSRGDSAQSKMYSIALAANAAK
- a CDS encoding acetate kinase, which codes for MIVLVLNCGSSSIKYQVIDMSNDSKLLAKGIVERVGLADGILTHKPEGKEKYEVFEPIPDHNVGINLILDTLVDKEHGVISSINDIVAVGHRVAHGGEFFTESSLINDRVKSEIEKCIELAPLHNPANLKGILSMEKLLPGVPQVAVFDTSFHQTMPNFSYLYALPYEYYEKYKIRRYGFHGTSHKFVAQKACRILGMDFNSCKIITCHLGNGASIAAIKNGKSVDTSMGFTPVEGLIMGTRSGDVDPGVLLFLAEKENLSIKQVNDVINKKSGVQGISGLSSDMRDLENASAEGNERAQLAIDMYYYRVKKYVGAYAAVMDGVDLIIFTGGIGENDDNIRAHVSEAIDFMGVDFDAAANKGVRGKDKLLTKPNSRVKVMSITTNEELVIATDTASIVSKLKK
- a CDS encoding glycosyltransferase, with protein sequence MTYQFRDILLPYNVLQLYRIVKKYNIDVIHAHQRLSILTSCIIRKFIDIPVVATVHGRTRLDLKSEFTQKTPDRVIFVSNHVLNVSACYVKIKEKSVVIPNGVEVKFISRREKPYSITYVSRIDRNHSKVILMIIQKIIPELIKEFPSITFNLIGEGNCLNLITKETSIMNSKLGKEVFKILGYHPDVKDFFLNSSLILGVGRVSLQALAYGVPVLSVNQKRLGSIITTANYADYKENNFVAIGNEPPNIDEIYTVLSDFFNNLEKYRRDANVIQNLVNTDFSLKNVAYKTVDLYSEAINSKRKVS
- a CDS encoding FAD-binding protein; this encodes MKIDHLHHSLNELKHHLDGDLSWDNSTLLQYATDASAYREIPDAVALPKTKDDLVKLVAFAKKHKIPLIPRAAGTSLAGQVVGKGIIVDISRYWGEIIEVNAHEHWVRVEPGVILDELNQFLKQYGLFFGPETSTSNRCMIAGMVGNNSCGSHSILYGSTRDHTISVKMILDDGLEYEFSPLSKEEFNKKLKIESKEGEIYRFIHSMLSDSSISNEIIEQYPEPAVKRRNSGYALDKLVDNCVFANNDNLFNFSNLIAGSEGTLGLITEIKLNLVPLPPKEKAVIAVHLEERNHAFKANLIALKYKPGAVEMMDNIILGCTKGNIEQQKNRYFVQGDPGAILIVEFARETRIEIEQIAAQMEADLRAAGYGYHFPSIWGDDINKVWALRKAGLGVLSNIEGDAKPVSLVEDTAVNVEKLPDYMEEFAAIMASHNLDCVYHAHIGSGELHLRPVLNLKDPKDVELFRVIAYEVAHLVKKYRGSLSGEHGDGRLRGELIPIMVGEKVYKLMQDVKRVFDSDNIFNPEKIVNTPQLNTFLRYIPGRKEKEISTIFDFSNTKGILRAAEKCNGSGDCRKFILAGGTMCPSYMATKHEGNSTRARANILREFLTQSDKKNPFDHKEIYQVLDLCLSCKACKNECPSSVDIAKLKAEFLQHWYDANGIPLRSRMVAYITRINSLGSIAPRITNFFLSNRVISPIIMKGLGFEPKRKMPTLNKITFKNWFKRRKTKPNKNGKSVFLLPDEFTNYNDSHIGIKAVELLEILGYEVIIPDVFESGRTYISKGLIRTAKKIANKNIELLSKLVSNDSPIIGIEPSAILSFRDEYLDLSDSDNLCSASYLSRNSFLFDEFFMLEVEKGNIRKEQFNSQAKMMKLHGHCQQKAVASTKATKAMLSFPDGYSVSEIPSGCCGMAGSFGYEKEHYELSMQVGELVLFPEIRKTPEDVTIVALGTSCRHQIKDGTGRKALHPIEVMWEAVVKG